ACCAGCCTTCTTCATCTACACTTTTCTGTGTTTCCTCCGAGTTTTTCAAGTAGTGTGTGAACATTTGTGGGCCACGTAGTTGCAACTCTCCTCGCGGGCCTTCCGGGTCAGACAAACTATAACCCATTTCAGGTAGTGCACGCAAACGAGCTTCAGTTGATGGGGCAAGCGCTCCGCAAGTACCAACACTTGGCTCGTGATTAGGTAATGCCAACAAGACACCACCAAACGACTCACTTGATCCATAACCCTGAGTCATTCCAACGCCGAATgctgttttcaaaaatctAATGGTATCCGAAGCAATGGGTGCGGAACCAGTAAAGAACATGTCCATCTTGTCGAGCCCAAAAGTTTCTCTTAACTTATCGACTGATGCCTTGGAACCAATCTGCAAATCCCCTCTTTCGAATGGTGATGAAAACGATGAcaacgaagaagaagaagaagaagaagatgatgatgatggtggtgatggtgctGCTGTTACTGCTACTGTTGTAGCGTTTGTTAATTCCTTGACCATATCTTTTACCCCCGATTCAATTTTGGTAAATATACGAGGTACGTTTGCCAAGAATGTTGGTCTGCACAATTTGACGTCGTCGAGCATGGTTGCAGAAGTTCCGCCTAATCTCGGGAACGCAATTGAGCCACCATAGACAAAGACATTTGCGGACATTTGCCGTTCAAAGATATGGGCCAATGgaaggaaacaaaattcCTTAGTGCGTTGCGAATGGGGCAAAAGGAGAGCCAGGGAGGTAATGGCACACGTCACTGCTCTCTGCAAAAGAACTACACCTTTAGGATTGGATCCCGTAGTTCCAGAAGTAAAAGTGATTGTATAGACCGAATCTGGTGAAGGAGGTGTTTCAACGCGTGGGAAAATGGCACCAACACGCTCCACTTGACTGAAATCGAACAACTTTATGTTCACTTTATCGGCTTGTTTGACCAACGACATATACTCCTTACCCAAGTGATCCATCGAAACCAACATTATCAATGATTTGAGGGCCACGGGGTTGTCTCTCTTAAGGTTGAGCAAAGACTCTATCTTGCTTCTTGTTGTAATCAACACTGGCGATTGAGTTGTTTCCAAAATATATTTGGACGACTCAACACCCATGGTGCCATAAAGCGGAGCTGTGGCAATAGTGTTTGCAGAGCATGCCAAATCTGACAAGATCCACTCTGTTCTGTTTCCAGAGTAGAGTGTAACAACAAATGAGAAGTTATCCTTGTTGTATGAGGCAAAGTCTCTTTCATGGTTATCTATTTTTTGGTGAGCCTCCAAAGTAAGGTCTTTGTATGGATTGTTTGTCAACAAGTAAAGCAATCCACTCACCAAATTATCCTTCCTTGCCAGCACCTCTTCGTATGAGATATCCAAGTACATACCGGTATGTAATTGGTTATCGAGATCATATTCATGGTAGCTCAAACATGGTGCCTTTGGATGTCTTTTCACAGCAGAATCAAAGATTTTGGGATAAGTGTCAAGCTCTTTGGTGATGCAAGATTTCAACCCGTTGGGGAACGCAGCATTGCGGTAAATCTCCGAAAAACCTGGTTTTGCAGTCATAGATATTTTGACCGAGCACGCACCAAAATTTTGGTTTATGGGTAATGATTGGTTGATGAGGGTTTCAACGGGTAAATCGTAGGGGTTTTCAAAGACATAATGCTTGTCATCGTTAGCAAAAAGGTGATCAGTTTCACAAATTGAGGGAAGTTTGAACGACATGGTGCTTGAAGTAGAAGGCAAattgtttatttcttcCGATAACCCTTCATCATGGATATGACAAATGTCTActtatatatgtacatatatatatacaaactTGTGTCCATGTCTATATCTAGACTTAAATATACAAGCTCACATAGTCAAAGCTATTTTATTGCCGATGTGGAGATTGTTGGACAGATTACAAGTTTTAGGAGGAGACGGTTGAGTaaagaaacacaacaaATTTTTCGTACCAAAGGGAGCCGATGTATATTGCGGGGTAGTTGGTGGGGATTTCTCAAAACCgacaaccaaaaaaaaataaaaaattaagaaaaaaaaaatattaaaagagcaaacaaaaagagaataaagaaaagaaaagaaaagaaaagaaaacaactaaagaacaaaacagcAACTTGTTAGAGATTTATTGATACAATCTTTTGCGTTTTTTAAGACTCTTCAGGAATACTCGGAAGTCAACCAAActgcttttattttcccctcattttttcaataaaagGAACATAATGACATTGAGcttttgtttgtatgttttccttcctctttctttctttctctctctcgctCTCGCTCTCAATGTACACACCCTTTCCCAATTACTACCAGAACCCAGAGAATGTTATAAACTAATATGTGCATACGACTCCGAGTAACGTAACATTTGTGGTCcttgatgttttttttatataaatgTCTTTTCCTCTGACACACATTCTCTCCCTCTTCTCTCCCCCAACCTCTTTTTGCTTGTCAAATGCATGTCAGTAGCACCGAATTATGACTTTTGAATCTTGCTTGACTGTTTCTAGTGCTCATAACTGTAACTAGCTATTTTCAGTGCTTACAATAGCCCCAACtgctttctctttttctctttttctctcctcTCCCCCTCTCTGTCTTGCACATCCTTCCTTCGTCTTTACTTCtacttttcattcttttggTCTCTGCGTGTAAAATAATTTGTGGGGTTGATTACAAAGCAGAATTGTGGCTAAGCTAAATtagaaataataataataataactataacaataacaatagcaGACAACcggaaggaaaaaaagaaggagaaagatgTGCGATGAGTGGATGGGGGGGTAGAGGGAAAGCAAAGCTATCCAGAGACAAAGCGGGGAAGGGATTTTTGAGTGAAATGAATCATGAAATGGTGCCCGGTCGATACTCCGAAAAAGCCTACAATAAGGGTGCATACTATATGCAGGGGATCGATGTGGCGAATTAAGAACAAATGTGATCAAACGTTACAAGCGGGGAGGGAGGAGTAGTGAAGAggttatttttctttttatctttttttggggggcGGGGGAAAGGGGGTttcttctactttttttttagttccAATTCTAGTTATACTTCCATTTCTAGTTATACTTCTAGCTCTATATATCAATGCTCGGTTACAATTTCAAGTCCTTCAAGATAGAGCCCTCAGAGTACATAGCGTCAATCTGCTCCTTAAAGAACTTAGCTGCAATAGGTCTTCTCAACTTTGAAGTAGGAGTGATCACTTCTCTCTCCAATCTCAATGGCTCGATATCAATAAAGATATTGTGCAATTTCTCGAACCCATTGAGTTTACCGTTCACGTTTGTATTCATTGTAAGCAAGATCTGAGTTTTGATTTCTCGTTTGTTGCATGCTTCGACGACTTTAGCTGGAGAGCTTAGGTCACCGGTGTACCCCATTTTCTTCACCAATGGTACAATATTTACAGGATCAATACCAACAATACCTACCAAGTATGAGTTGAGGGAATTGCCGTGTGCAAAAACTTGTGTTATAAATGAGTTTGAAGAAAGATAcaagttttcaattttttctgGGGTAACGTATTCACCCTGGgccaatttgaaaaagtttttgacACGGTCAATGACAATAAACCATCCATCATGTGTGATTTGCGCTACATCTCCAGTGGAAAACCATCCGTCCTTATCAATTGcctttttcgtttcttcttcatttttgtaGTAGTGGGTAAACATTTGAGGACCGCGTAATTGTAATTCACCTCGAGGACCTCCTTCGTCCGTCAAGTTATACCCCATTTCAGGTACTTCTCTTAATCTTGCCTCCACAGTTGGGGCAATTGCACCACACGTACCAACACTATCTGCGTGGTTT
This DNA window, taken from Lodderomyces elongisporus chromosome 7, complete sequence, encodes the following:
- the FAA2_4 gene encoding medium-chain fatty acid-CoA ligase faa2, producing MSFKLPSICETDHLFANDDKHYVFENPYDLPVETLINQSLPINQNFGACSVKISMTAKPGFSEIYRNAAFPNGLKSCITKELDTYPKIFDSAVKRHPKAPCLSYHEYDLDNQLHTGMYLDISYEEVSARKDNLVSGLLYLLTNNPYKDLTLEAHQKIDNHERDFASYNKDNFSFVVTLYSGNRTEWILSDLACSANTIATAPLYGTMGVESSKYILETTQSPVLITTRSKIESLLNLKRDNPVALKSLIMLVSMDHLGKEYMSLVKQADKVNIKLFDFSQVERVGAIFPRVETPPSPDSVYTITFTSGTTGSNPKGVVLLQRAVTCAITSSALLLPHSQRTKEFCFLPLAHIFERQMSANVFVYGGSIAFPRLGGTSATMLDDVKLCRPTFLANVPRIFTKIESGVKDMVKELTNATTVAVTAAPSPPSSSSSSSSSSSLSSFSSPFERGDLQIGSKASVDKLRETFGLDKMDMFFTGSAPIASDTIRFLKTAFGVGMTQGYGSSESFGGVLLALPNHEPSVGTCGALAPSTEARLRALPEMGYSLSDPEGPRGELQLRGPQMFTHYLKNSEETQKSVDEEGWFSTGDVAQITHEGWFIIIDRVKNFFKLSQGEYVTPEKIENTYLSASPLLTQVFAHGESTSSFMVGVIGIDPQTIVPHLRRFGVKGDLSSNDKIIEVCNQREIRTQILLTINTAINSKLNGFEKLHNIHVEIEPLRLERDVITPTSKIKRPIAAKFFKKQIDEMYAEGSILRNLKL